One genomic window of Methanosarcina acetivorans C2A includes the following:
- a CDS encoding glycosyltransferase family 4 protein — MNSTIKLNNISVVRVVSQFYPLIGGSATHTQELSKKIDPYLKDQTIIAPNLGDRCANFDKTFGIRIIRIRYFSFKTIKKIPLLPFVDLFYAISIYSTLKKVEKPDIIHAHGISNVAYCTIIGKIFGIPVVGMLHGSGAAYSRAADIYETILATLCKPNLSFVLDDGSATLSKFKKIWGDKVIPVYHGIDTEYFKPTEKNNQLLNRLGLDISNFIILSTSSFHPVKNIDLAIKSFKLFLDSTGSNNSYLLLAGRGPLKDSLINLTKELQVEDQVIFLGELSKNEIIEYLSIADVVIATSLYSNMNLSVQEAMACEKPVLAFDSGATSNLVKHLENGLLAKSGELEGFVFHLNLLYRDLELRTKIGKNARKTILMKRTWEERIKRELDFYSKILIK; from the coding sequence ATGAATTCTACCATTAAATTAAATAATATCTCTGTTGTCAGAGTTGTATCTCAATTTTACCCTCTGATAGGGGGTTCAGCAACACATACTCAAGAACTATCTAAGAAAATCGATCCATATTTGAAAGATCAGACCATAATTGCACCTAACTTAGGTGATCGTTGTGCAAATTTTGATAAAACGTTTGGAATAAGAATTATAAGAATAAGGTATTTTTCTTTTAAAACTATAAAAAAAATTCCTCTCCTTCCATTTGTTGATCTATTTTATGCGATTAGTATATATTCTACATTGAAAAAAGTGGAGAAACCAGATATTATCCATGCTCATGGAATTTCTAATGTTGCTTACTGTACAATTATTGGAAAAATATTCGGAATCCCTGTGGTAGGTATGCTTCACGGTTCCGGTGCTGCATATTCAAGGGCAGCTGACATATATGAAACAATATTGGCAACATTATGTAAACCAAATTTATCTTTTGTATTAGATGATGGATCCGCAACTCTCTCAAAATTCAAAAAAATATGGGGGGATAAAGTTATACCTGTTTATCATGGAATTGACACCGAATATTTTAAACCTACTGAAAAAAATAATCAATTATTAAATAGATTAGGACTTGATATCTCTAATTTCATTATACTCTCAACAAGCTCCTTTCATCCTGTTAAAAATATTGATTTGGCCATTAAATCTTTTAAACTATTTTTGGATTCCACAGGATCAAATAATTCTTATCTATTGCTTGCCGGTCGTGGTCCTCTAAAAGATTCTTTGATAAATTTGACAAAAGAACTTCAAGTAGAAGATCAAGTAATATTCCTTGGCGAACTTTCAAAAAATGAAATTATAGAATATCTTTCAATCGCTGATGTTGTAATTGCTACCAGTCTTTATAGTAATATGAACCTCTCCGTACAGGAAGCGATGGCTTGTGAAAAGCCAGTTTTAGCATTTGATAGTGGTGCAACAAGTAATTTAGTAAAGCACTTGGAAAATGGTCTTTTAGCTAAATCTGGAGAACTTGAAGGTTTTGTGTTTCATCTCAATCTTTTGTACCGTGATTTGGAATTAAGAACGAAGATTGGAAAAAATGCAAGAAAAACTATATTAATGAAGAGAACATGGGAAGAAAGAATTAAAAGAGAATTGGATTTTTACAGCAAAATATTAATAAAGTAG